A region of the Pseudomonas anguilliseptica genome:
GCGCGCCACTTCAATACGCCCTGCGTACGGTGGCAGTACTTCTTCGATGCCATCTGGCAGCAGCCAGCGGTCTACCGTTGCCATTTCGCCATTCCCCTCTTGAACCGGGCGGCACAAGCCTTCAGTGAAGCCAATAAAGGACGGTTGTTCCCAGCAACATGCTGGCCAACCCCAGCAGACGCAGCTGCCTGTCAGACAACTGCATCAGTTGTAAAAGCGTGTCACGCCAATGGCGCGGACACAGGAAGGGCAGGATGCCTTCCAGCACCAGCACAAGACACAACGCGATGCCTAATTCCTGCCACATGCTTCCCACAGACGCAAAAAAGCCGGGATTTTCCCGGCTGTCGCATGATACCACGTTTTCCACAAGGATCACCCCGGCGGCTGCCCGCCGGGGTGATGACTTAAGGCTTGGACTTCTCCAAATAGCGGAAGAAGTCGCTGCTCGGATCCAGCACCAGCACGTCACGCTTATCGGCGAAGCTCTCGCGATAAGCCCTCAGGCTGCGATAGAACGAGTAGAACTCCTGGTCCATGCCGTACGCCTTGGAATAGATCGCCGCAGCCTGGGCATCACCCTCACCGCGCAGCTCTTCAGCCTGGCGGTAGGCATCAGCCAGCAACACGCGACGCTGACGGTCGGCGTCGGCGCGAATACCTTCGGCCAGCTCCTTACCCTTGGCGCGGTGCTCACGAGCCTCACGCTCACGCTCGGAACTCATGCGATCAAACACGCTGCGGTTAACTTCCTTCGGCAGGTCGATAGCCTTCACGCGCACATCCACAACCTCGATACCCAATTCTTTCTGCGCGGCACGATTCAAGGAGGCGGTCACATCTGCCATCAGCGCATCGCGCTCACCCGACACAGACTCATGCAGGGTGCGCTTACCGAACTGGTCACGCAGGGACGCTTCAAGACGACGCGCTAGACGCTCGTCGGCAATCTGCTTCATGCCAGAGGTTGCAGTGTAATAGCGCTCGGCATCCAGCACTCGCCACTTGGCGAAGGCATCAACCATCAACGCTTTCTTTTCCAGCGTAAGGAAACGCGAGCTGTCAGTATCCAAGGTCAGCAGACGCGCATCGAACTTGCGCACCTGGTTGACGTACGGAACCTTCACATGCAAACCAGGCTGCACGTCCGGCTGGACGATACGACCGAACTGCAACAGCACCGCACGCTCAGTCTGCGAGACGATATAGAAGCTATTCCAGGCGACCAGCGCCAGCACCACACCAACAATAAGGGCGATCAGCGATTTATTGCTCATCAACGGCTCTCCCTTGTACGCAGTTCAACCTGACGCGGATCGATAGTTACCCGCGAGCCAGCGTCTGCAGTGCTCGCAGAGCCAGATATCGAGCTAGGCGCAGAGGAGCTGCGGCCATCGATCATTTTGTCCAACGGCAGATAAAGCAGGTTGTTCTGCCCCTTGTCGCCAGTCACCAGCACCTTGCTGGTATTGCTCATCAGCTCTTGCATGGTGTCCAGATACAGACGCTCGCGAGTGACCTCAGGTGCCTTGCGGTACTCAGTGACCAATGCAGTAAAGCGATCTGCCTCACCCTGTGCGCGGGAAACCACTTCATCACGGTAACCGCTGGCATCCTCGATCAGG
Encoded here:
- a CDS encoding DUF2065 domain-containing protein, yielding MWQELGIALCLVLVLEGILPFLCPRHWRDTLLQLMQLSDRQLRLLGLASMLLGTTVLYWLH
- the hflC gene encoding protease modulator HflC, whose amino-acid sequence is MSNKSLIALIVGVVLALVAWNSFYIVSQTERAVLLQFGRIVQPDVQPGLHVKVPYVNQVRKFDARLLTLDTDSSRFLTLEKKALMVDAFAKWRVLDAERYYTATSGMKQIADERLARRLEASLRDQFGKRTLHESVSGERDALMADVTASLNRAAQKELGIEVVDVRVKAIDLPKEVNRSVFDRMSSEREREAREHRAKGKELAEGIRADADRQRRVLLADAYRQAEELRGEGDAQAAAIYSKAYGMDQEFYSFYRSLRAYRESFADKRDVLVLDPSSDFFRYLEKSKP